Proteins co-encoded in one Gouania willdenowi chromosome 1, fGouWil2.1, whole genome shotgun sequence genomic window:
- the LOC114468044 gene encoding uncharacterized protein LOC114468044 — protein MKLGLLLFLGIVFLVPHDSESRTVSEHELKKWLKLMLHLPPRYGTRIETWYKNWILSKVIFEAKRGSHLNTGMLKVCGIRNTALTNQTTKAHDDNYDNQSNYGIYENYDNQANSNNHVTTDNPSTANKRRRKRQFDLDDGSGSGMMPLENMIHEEEIKFDEQELIQDDNYINGEEYGGGNNGRQMSTTWSVGYYGIFQLSDSHFCDSGYRWSRNKCKTSCTAFLDDDIEDDIFCLFQSGFWQYLLGHHVTLGC, from the exons ATGAAACTAGGATTGCTGCTGTTTCTAGGAATTGTGTTCCTGGTGCCCCACGACTCAGAGAGTCGGACTGTCTCTGAACATGAGCTCAAAAAGTGGCTTAAGCTTATGCTCCACCTGCCTCCAAGATATGGTACAAGAATTGAAACATGGTACAAGAACTGGATCTTGTCCAAAG TTATCTTTGAAGCAAAAAGGGGTTCCCATCTGAACACCGGAATGCTTAAGGTCTGTGGCATACGAAATACTGCACTTACCAACCAAACAACAAAGGCCCACGATGACAACTACGACAATCAATCCAACTACGGCATCTATGAAAACTATGACAACCAGGCCAACTCCAACAATCATGTCACAACTGATAACCCGTCAACTGCCAACAAACGCAGACGTAAGCGGCAGTTCGATCTTGATGACGGGTCCGGCTCAGGGATGATGCCACTTGAAAACATGATACATGAGGAAGAAATCAAGTTTGATGAGCAGGAGTTGATTCAGGATGACAATTACATAAATGGAGAAGAGTATGGTGGGGGAAATAATGGCAGGCAGATGTCAACAACTTGGTCGGTTGGTTATTATGGGATCTTCCAACTGTCTGACAGCCACTTCTGTGACTCAGGCTATCGCTGGTCGAGAAATAAGTGCAAAACAAGCTGCACAG CCTTTTTGGATGATGACATAGAAGATGacattttttgcctttttcaaAGCGGGTTCTGGCA GTACCTGCTGGGCCATCATGTCACtctgggatgttga